The Maniola jurtina chromosome 1, ilManJurt1.1, whole genome shotgun sequence genome has a window encoding:
- the LOC123864796 gene encoding inactive hydroxysteroid dehydrogenase-like protein 1 — MLVVLALAVVGAIVVAVFLIDTLWSVLELITSFLMPYFMPAEVLPLSKRFGPWAVVTGSTDGIGKQYALELAQRGINVVLVSRNPDKLKSVAEEIEKLHSVKTKTIVADFAKGPEVYQHIENELKDIPIGILVNNVGKQYEYPMPLCELSPAVAWEIINVNVGAVTSMTRMVLPSMVARGRGAVVNVSSGSELQPLPLMAVYAATKVYVRNFTFAVREEYAPQGIHVQHVSPLFVSTKMNTFSQRLLDGNLLVPDATTYTRNAICTLGRVQTSTGYWLHGIQYFFIKLAPEWLRIKIGAHMNRGFREEHMQKVKIKAQ, encoded by the exons ATGTTGGTGGTTTTGGCGTTGGCGGTAGTTGGCGCGATCGTGGTGGccgttttcttgatagacactcTCTGGAGCGTGTTGGAATTGATAACCTCGTTCCTCATGCCATACTTCATGCCCGCGGAAGTGTTACCCTTGTCGAAGAGATTTGGACCTTGGGCTG TGGTAACCGGCAGCACAGACGGTATTGGCAAGCAATACGCGCTGGAGCTGGCGCAGAGAGGCATCAACGTGGTGCTGGTCAGCAGAAACCCTGACAAGTTGAAGAGCGTCGCTGAGGAGATTG AAAAACTTCACAGCGTGAAGACGAAGACGATCGTTGCGGATTTCGCGAAGGGGCCCGAAGTGTACCAGCACATTGAGAATGAACTCAAAGATATCCCCATAGGCATTCTAG TGAACAATGTCGGTAAGCAATACGAATACCCGATGCCGTTATGTGAGCTCTCCCCCGCGGTGGCGTGGGAGATCATCAACGTCAACGTAGGGGCTGTGACCTCCATGACGCGTATGGTGCTGCCTTCCATGGTGGCCAGAGGTCGAGGGGCTGTGGTCAACGTGTCTTCAGGGTCTGAGCTGCAGCCGCTGCCGCTGATGGCTGTATATGCTGCTACCAAG GTCTACGTCCGTAACTTCACGTTCGCAGTCCGCGAGGAGTACGCCCCTCAAGGGATCCACGTGCAGCACGTCTCGCCTCTGTTCGTGTCCACGAAGATGAACACCTTCTCGCAGAGGCTGCTGGACGGAAACCTGCTGGTTCCCGATGCGACCACGTACACGCGCAACGCGATTTGCACGCTCGGCAGGGTGCAAACTTCCACCGGGTACTGGCTACATGGAATACAG tattTCTTCATAAAATTAGCACCTGAGTGGCTGAGAATAAAAATTGGCGCTCACATGAACCGAGGATTTCGAGAAGAACATATGCAGAAAGTTAAAATTAAGGCACAATGA
- the LOC123864636 gene encoding uncharacterized protein LOC123864636, translated as MVREYKRKLGARSYKNYSDETLAKAVAEVRAGLLTQSAAAKKYKINRTTILNKIHHQHELKPGHPTVLTPETEKLIADTLKILTDWGVPFTKRDIQIIVQMLVTREGRVIKQWKDNSPGPDFVTDFAARNNLTQRLATNIKPARASVGPNEIKEFFENVRPALEETRPGLIYNYDETNVTDDPGAIKVLVPRGHRRVERVQEHSKSSVSIMFCGTADGKMIPPMVVYKSKHLYENWTMGGPLGTIYRNSHSGWFDMNLFEVWFFKLLLPSIQEERIGNEKAVVIGDNLASHFSPEVVQAAIQNNIHFTTLTPNSTHIMQPLDVGIYGPLKRQWRKILDTWRKESRIRGIIPKPQFPMLLKRLMDAMAPNLMKNLQSSFRTTGFYPFDPQVVLQKLPGEREQETGRILDSCLLEFLKETRGYNTERIRHRRGRKVVNKPGAQILVTSQRDNAEEDAPEIDVPPTIDDIPEIDSPPMPEVSSPSTFNNSPKSISILDFPTMDDSPEIEENVSAFENNQPSTSGLLTKNQTDSDEDVPLSCLVRKKEIKNRKKDKKKNKKESNLCYICRCDYRFYRHSVDWICCITCKNWVCGMCNKGSNNPSYECVVCEDDSD; from the coding sequence ATGGTCAGAGAGTATAAAAGAAAACTGGGTGCCCGGAGTTACAAAAATTACAGCGATGAAACCCTTGCAAAAGCCGTTGCTGAAGTGAGGGCAGGTCTTCTTACCCAGAGTGCGGCTGCCaagaagtataaaataaatagaacaaCTATTCTAAACAAAATTCACCACCAACATGAACTAAAGCCGGGTCATCCAACTGTTTTGACTCCTGAAACTGAAAAACTAATAGCCGATACCTTGAAAATATTAACAGATTGGGGTGTTCCTTTTACTAAACGCGATATCCAAATTATTGTTCAGATGTTGGTCACCAGGGAAGGTAGGGTTATAAAACAATGGAAAGACAACTCACCGGGGCCGGACTTTGTGACCGACTTTGCAGCGCGAAACAACCTTACTCAGAGACTGGCCACAAATATCAAACCTGCTAGGGCATCAGTGGGTCCTAATGAGATaaaagaattttttgaaaatgtgaGACCAGCTCTGGAGGAGACACGTCCAGGTCTTATTTACAATTATGATGAGACGAACGTGACTGATGACCCGGGGGCAATAAAAGTTTTAGTCCCTCGAGGTCACAGACGTGTCGAACGAGTCCAGGAGCATTCCAAATCATCGGTCAGCATCATGTTTTGTGGCACAGCAGACGGAAAAATGATTCCTCCTATGGTTGTCTACAAATCAAAGCACCTGTACGAGAACTGGACAATGGGAGGCCCACTAGGAACAATTTACAGAAATAGTCATAGCGGTTGGTTTGACATGAACCTCTTCGAGGTATGGTTCTTCAAGTTGTTGTTGCCGAGCATCCAGGAAGAAAGAATTGGAAATGAAAAAGCAGTTGTCATAGGTGATAATTTAGCTTCGCACTTCTCACCTGAAGTCGTTCAGGCAGCAATACAAAATAACATTCATTTTACGACTTTAACACCAAACTCGACGCACATAATGCAACCCCTCGATGTGGGTATATATGGTCCTTTAAAAAGACAATGGAGAAAGATTTTGGATACTTGGAGAAAGGAATCGAGAATACGGGGCATCATTCCAAAGCCACAATTTCCCATGTTACTGAAGAGACTGATGGATGCAATGGCTCCCAATTTGATGAAAAATTTGCAGAGCTCCTTCAGAACTACGGGATTTTACCCTTTCGACCCTCAAGTTGTTTTACAAAAGCTCCCAGGTGAACGCGAACAAGAAACAGGACGTATCCTAGATAGCTGTCTGCTGGAGTTTTTAAAAGAGACGAGGGGTTACAATACTGAAAGAATTCGTCACAGAAGAGGGAGGAAAGTCGTTAATAAGCCAGGAGCACAAATATTGGTTACGAGCCAAAGAGATAATGCAGAAGAAGATGCCCCAGAAATAGATGTCCCACCCACCATCGACGATATTCCAGAAATCGATTCCCCACCTATGCCAGAAGTCAGTTCGCCAAGCACCTTCAATAACTCTCCAAAATCGATTTCTATTTTAGATTTTCCAACTATGGATGACTCTCCTGAAATAGAAGAAAATGTCTCAGCTTTCGAGAATAATCAACCTTCTACCTCTGGACTGCTTACAAAGAACCAGACTGATTCCGACGAAGATGTGCCTCTGAGTTGTTTGGTTCGCAAGAAGGAAATCAAAAACAGGAAAAAGGACAAGAAGAAGAATAAGAAGGAGTCCAATTTATGTTATATCTGTAGGTGCGACTATAGGTTCTACCGTCATTCTGTTGACTGGATATGCTGCATTACCTGTAAAAACTGGGTGTGTGGGATGTGCAATAAGGGCTCAAACAATCCGTCATACGAATGTGTCGTGTGTGAGGATGACTCTGACTAA